In Oceanobacillus sp. FSL K6-2867, one DNA window encodes the following:
- a CDS encoding DNA starvation/stationary phase protection protein, protein MDNQKLVNFLNQLLSNYFVMYVKLHRYHWFVQGRHFFQLHEKMEELYTRFAADMDEIAERILMIEGKPLATMSKYLKESTLEEANADDKEKEIIQQLIHDFTQIISEIKQAGIPLAEDSNDEPTSDLLITLQGQLEKEVWMLKAYTAYE, encoded by the coding sequence TTGGATAATCAAAAGCTAGTGAATTTTTTAAATCAATTACTGTCAAACTACTTTGTTATGTATGTTAAATTACATCGCTACCATTGGTTTGTTCAAGGGAGACATTTTTTTCAGCTGCATGAAAAGATGGAGGAATTGTACACTCGATTTGCGGCAGATATGGATGAAATCGCGGAACGGATTTTAATGATTGAGGGAAAGCCGCTTGCTACAATGAGCAAGTATTTAAAAGAATCAACATTGGAGGAAGCGAATGCAGATGATAAAGAGAAGGAGATCATTCAACAATTAATTCATGATTTCACTCAAATCATATCCGAAATTAAACAAGCAGGAATCCCGCTTGCTGAGGATTCAAATGATGAACCAACATCAGATTTGTTAATAACACTACAAGGACAGCTAGAGAAAGAAGTATGGATGTTAAAGGCATATACAGCCTATGAATAA
- the miaA gene encoding tRNA (adenosine(37)-N6)-dimethylallyltransferase MiaA — MKKNVVAIMGPTAVGKTKLSIELAKRFNGEIISGDSMQVYKGLDIGTAKIKQEEMQSIPHFMLDIREPDEEFSAADFKELVQQYITDITARGKLPIIVGGSGLYIQAALYDYNFSERKRNPILSKKLEERAQTEGIMSLYQQLERIDSEQAKKIHPNNHRRVIRAIEIYETTGMTMSDYEKNQVMESPYNPILLGLEMSRTLLYERINKRVDQMIEEGLLTEVKKLYDKGYADCQSMKAIGYKEWISYFKGEQSLDETIELLKRNSRRYAKRQYTWFKNKMNISWYSVTPSTIDKDFSLIFKELAGILKK; from the coding sequence ATGAAAAAAAATGTAGTTGCAATTATGGGACCGACCGCTGTTGGTAAAACGAAATTGAGTATTGAGCTTGCTAAGCGATTTAATGGTGAAATTATCAGCGGAGACTCCATGCAAGTATATAAAGGGCTAGATATAGGTACAGCGAAAATTAAGCAGGAGGAAATGCAAAGTATTCCGCATTTCATGCTTGATATAAGAGAACCGGATGAGGAATTCTCTGCAGCTGATTTTAAGGAGCTGGTGCAGCAATACATAACAGATATTACAGCACGTGGAAAACTGCCAATTATTGTTGGCGGCAGTGGATTGTATATACAAGCAGCACTTTATGACTATAATTTTTCCGAACGCAAGAGGAACCCGATACTCTCGAAAAAGCTGGAGGAAAGAGCACAAACAGAAGGAATTATGTCACTATATCAGCAGCTGGAGCGAATCGATTCAGAGCAAGCAAAAAAAATTCATCCAAATAATCATCGTCGTGTCATTCGAGCAATAGAAATCTATGAAACAACTGGAATGACAATGAGCGATTATGAAAAAAATCAAGTAATGGAGTCTCCATATAATCCCATATTACTTGGATTAGAAATGTCAAGAACGTTACTGTATGAACGAATAAACAAGCGGGTAGACCAGATGATTGAAGAAGGTTTGCTTACAGAAGTAAAAAAGCTATACGATAAAGGATATGCTGATTGTCAATCGATGAAAGCGATTGGCTATAAAGAATGGATCAGCTATTTTAAAGGCGAACAAAGCTTGGACGAAACCATAGAATTATTAAAACGAAATTCCAGAAGATATGCCAAAAGACAATATACCTGGTTTAAAAATAAAATGAATATCTCTTGGTATTCTGTAACACCCTCTACAATCGATAAAGATTTTTCATTAATTTTCAAGGAATTAGCAGGAATTTTGAAAAAATGA
- the hfq gene encoding RNA chaperone Hfq has protein sequence MAQSVNIQDQYLNQLRKNHISVTVILTNGFQLRGIVKAFDNFTVLVETDGKQQLIFKHAISTFAPVKNVTLDKE, from the coding sequence ATGGCTCAATCAGTCAATATTCAGGATCAATACTTAAATCAATTGAGAAAAAATCATATCTCAGTGACTGTAATCTTAACAAATGGCTTTCAATTAAGGGGTATAGTTAAAGCATTTGACAATTTTACAGTTTTAGTTGAAACGGATGGTAAACAGCAGCTTATTTTTAAACATGCTATCTCAACCTTTGCTCCAGTTAAAAATGTAACATTGGATAAAGAATAG
- the spoVK gene encoding stage V sporulation protein K, with the protein MTQMQGYKNGKINIVLQDRKDTELNSKPLSIENSPFSKVDTAFSSFVGMNNLKQTVKEIYATILMNEKRKEMGLKSSRQVLHMLFKGNPGTGKTTVARKLAKMYYEMNILSKGHFIEAERADLVGEYIGQTAQKTRAIIQKAMGGVLFIDEAYSLARGGEKDFGKEAIDTLVKHMEDNHDDFVLILAGYPYEMDRFLTFNPGLESRFPFILEFANYEVNQLMEIAKQMASIREYKLTMEAERELRNHLYKKLYEKNRNFSNARYVRNVIERAIRLQAVRVLEQGTYTTKDLIQLTGNDLQLETD; encoded by the coding sequence GTGACACAGATGCAGGGATATAAAAATGGAAAAATCAATATAGTTTTGCAGGATCGAAAAGATACTGAACTTAACTCAAAACCACTATCTATTGAAAATAGTCCGTTCAGCAAAGTGGATACAGCTTTTTCTTCCTTTGTAGGAATGAATAATTTGAAACAGACAGTTAAAGAAATTTATGCAACCATCTTAATGAATGAAAAACGAAAAGAAATGGGACTAAAAAGTTCAAGGCAAGTATTGCATATGCTTTTCAAAGGAAACCCTGGGACAGGTAAAACGACGGTAGCTAGAAAACTGGCTAAAATGTATTATGAAATGAATATTCTTTCAAAAGGACATTTTATAGAAGCTGAAAGAGCGGACTTGGTTGGGGAGTATATTGGTCAAACCGCACAAAAAACCCGGGCAATCATTCAAAAAGCAATGGGGGGCGTATTGTTCATTGATGAAGCTTACTCCTTGGCACGGGGCGGTGAAAAGGATTTTGGCAAAGAAGCAATTGACACATTAGTAAAGCATATGGAGGACAATCATGATGATTTTGTACTTATTTTAGCTGGTTATCCCTATGAGATGGACCGCTTTTTGACGTTTAACCCTGGTTTAGAATCGAGATTTCCTTTTATCCTTGAGTTTGCAAATTATGAAGTCAATCAATTAATGGAGATCGCAAAACAAATGGCTTCCATCAGAGAATACAAACTTACAATGGAAGCAGAAAGAGAACTGCGAAATCATCTTTATAAAAAGCTCTATGAAAAGAATAGGAACTTTTCTAATGCAAGGTATGTCAGAAATGTAATTGAGCGGGCCATTCGATTACAAGCAGTGCGGGTTTTAGAGCAAGGTACGTATACAACAAAAGATTTGATTCAGCTTACTGGAAATGATCTGCAGTTAGAGACAGATTAA